CTCAGTCCAGTAGCCCTTGGTATTGTACGTGCAGACGAGGGGACTCTGGTTGAGGGCCCGCTTCAGCACCGAGTTCTGACCTTCGCTGATGAGCGAGCGGTCGTCGGAGGTGTAGAGCAGCGAAGTGCGCAGTGACAGCCAGCGCGTCAGCTTGTTGGTGAGGTTCAGACGGAGCGAGACACGCTCGTAGTCGGAGGTACGCACCACACCGTTCTCGCCGTAGTAGTTGCCGCTGACCATGAACTTGGTCTTGTCGGTACCACCGCTCACCGAGAGGTTGTACTGGTGTTTGAAGCCAGTGCGGGTGACGGCCTTCCACCAGCTGTCGGGGCTGTTGGCCGAGATGGAGTCGAGACGGTGCTTCTTGCCTTCGTCAAAATAATAGTTGCCCTCGGCGTCCTTGCTGTAGTAGAGCTGGCCGTCGGAGGAGTAGTTGCTGAGTCCGGTGTTGTAGTCGCGCATTAGTGCGAAGTCTTCCACACCCATCACCTTGATTTCTTTCCAAGGGTTAGATATGCCCCAGTAGGTGTCGAGGGTGATCTTCATCTTGCCCGACTGACCGCCCTTGGTGGTGATGAGCACCACACCGTTGGCACTTCGTGCACCATAGATGGAGCTGGAGGCAGCATCCTTCAATACCTCTACGTTCTGGATGTCGTAGGGGTTCAGGTGGTCGATGTTGTTCACGATGAATCCGTCGACGACGTACAGCGGGTCAGAGTCGTTGACAGTGCCTGTACCACGGATCTTGATGGTGGTACTGCCGCCAGGGGCACCGGTGTTGGTCATTACCTGCACGCCGGCAGCACGTCCTGCCAGGGCCTGCACGGTATTGGCAACGGGGGCTGCGGTGAGGTCCTTGGCACTGACCGAGGAGATGGCACCGGTGATGTCGCTCTTGCGCTGCACACCATAGCCGATGACCACCACGTCGGACAGCTCCCGCGATGTTTCCTTGAGGACAATACGCATGTTGGCCGAGGCCTTCACGCTCTGCGTGGCATAGCCCATATAGCTCACCTTCAGGGGTGTGCCAACACTGACGGCGATGGTGAACTCACCGTCAATGTTGGTAATGGCGCCAGTGTGACCTTTCTCGGTCATCACGGTGACACCCATTAGTGGCTCCTGTGTCGCCTCGTCGACGACGACACCTTTCAGGCCCTGTCCCATTGCTATTATGGCAATGCATAGCAATGAGCATAAGCTGAGAAGTCTTTTCATAACGTTATCTTAACGGTGATTTCACGTCTTGTCTGTGTAGCAACCTTGACGACATAGACACCATGAGTCATGCCGATGGTAGGAACGACGACCTCTGTGCCTACGTGCTTTACACGGGCAAGGGTACGGCCGGAGACATCACACAACTGATAGCCGTTGACACCCTCGGTGGTCTGAAGTGTCAGCGCACCGCTGCCACGCTTGACGGTGACGAGGGCCTTGCCGTTGTCCTTGACGGCCTGGATAGCCGTGGCATGACCATTATAGACGTTCGACATACCGTCGAAGTCGAGCTCCATGGAGGGCATATCCTTATCGGCATTGAAGCCAGGCTTGCGATAGTGGTACTTAAACAGGCGCGGATAGGCCACGGAGGTGAACACGAGGTCGTTGTTGAAGTTGCGCAACGTGTGCACGTAGTCGATGCCCTCGGCCAGATCCATCACCAGCACAGGCATCTCATCGGCTTTGTTGTCCAGACGGAACAGCTCCCAGGTCTGTGTACCGGCAGGTACTTGGTTCTGTCCGCGGAAATACATCGAACCGCCGCATACGGTGCCCTCCCACTGGGCGCCGGCACCCGTTCCGGGGTTCAGGTCGCTGTGCATGGCCGAGCCTTCGGGAGTACCGTCGGTATAGAAAATCTCCAGGCCACGGCAGAAGTCATAGGAGGTGTTTACTCCCCACTGGCCCTTACCCCATACATAGCCGTCGAAGACGCAGTAGGGGAACACGTCGGGCACACCACTATTGGTGCCGGTTTCGTTGGGCACCTTGTTGATGTCGAGCACCAGCGAGGTGCCTTCCTTGGTGCCGTCGGTACGAATCAGCTCTATACCATACGAGTTGTCGGGCGACATACCGCGGTAATAGACATAGTCGCCCATCACACAGGTGGTAAACGCACCGTCACCGTTCTTGATGCCATTGGCATTCTCGCCCTCGGTGAAGTCGCCTATCATGCGGGTGCCCTCGGGCGTGCCGTCAGAGTACCAGGGCTCCGAACCGTATTCTTCCGACACGGCCTTGAAGAAGAGCCACTTGTTGTTCACGTTCGTCATCCAGTCGAGCTGGGCACTGTTGGTCTTGCCCGTGTTCTCATCGACGACGGTCGTATTGATATCGCCCAGCATGATGGTGCCTGCCTCGGTGCCGTCGGTCACCCACAGCGTCTCGGTGAACTCACCGTCCTTCGTGTCGCCCTTGAAGAACACCTTGCGGCCTACGCGGCAGAAGTGGTACTGGTCGTTAGCCGTGTGCGTGCCAGGATATTTCACCCAGCAGTCCTTCAGCAGCTTAGTGCCCTCGGCGGTACCGTCACTTACCCACAGCCAGCGCTGTTCCTCGTCACCGTAGGTCATACTCTCGAAGTCGATGGCACCGAAGATGAACTGTGTCTCGTTCACCTGCGTGAAACCGGCAGGGTTGGAGTCGCCTATCTCGTTGATGTCCATCAGCATATAGGTGCCGGCCTCTGTGCCGTCCGATATCCACAGCTCACAACCGTCCTCGTCGTTGCCCGTGGCCTGGAACACCACTTTGTCGTTGAAACGGGTGATGTACTGCACGTTCGAGCTGACGGCGCCAGGGTAGATGTCTTTCACCATCTTCGTGCCGGCAGGCGTTCCGTCCGACACCCATAGTTCTTCGCCGTGAGTATCTTCCTTGGCAGTGAAGAATACCTTCCATCCAGCTTGTGCACTGCCGGAAATGACAATATTCTTCGACTTGTCAAAGGAACGGTCGGTCATTGTGGTTACTGTCACACCCTCAGGTGTAAGCATCTCCATGCCTTCAGGAAGTGTCTGGGCTTTCATGCCGGTACTGGCGGCAAGACCCATTGCTAAAAGTAGAAATGTCTTTCTCATAATAAAAATGTTTTTAGTTAATACTATACAGTTAGTCTGGTAATATTTCCTTCGCAGCCCCTTAGCCTAGGGGTCATTGGCTTTTCCGGTTCAAAGATAGGCATATTCTCTAGATGTCCTCAGCAATATTGTTCTGAAAAAAAGGAAAAACAGACCGAACTGAAAAACATTACTAATCCTTATAGTTAACGGGCAAAAAAAGTTCCCCTTTCCAGAGGAACTAACTTATTTTACAATGCAACCCTACGCCCCAACAGGTCATAAG
The sequence above is a segment of the Prevotella sp. E9-3 genome. Coding sequences within it:
- a CDS encoding ELWxxDGT repeat protein — protein: MRKTFLLLAMGLAASTGMKAQTLPEGMEMLTPEGVTVTTMTDRSFDKSKNIVISGSAQAGWKVFFTAKEDTHGEELWVSDGTPAGTKMVKDIYPGAVSSNVQYITRFNDKVVFQATGNDEDGCELWISDGTEAGTYMLMDINEIGDSNPAGFTQVNETQFIFGAIDFESMTYGDEEQRWLWVSDGTAEGTKLLKDCWVKYPGTHTANDQYHFCRVGRKVFFKGDTKDGEFTETLWVTDGTEAGTIMLGDINTTVVDENTGKTNSAQLDWMTNVNNKWLFFKAVSEEYGSEPWYSDGTPEGTRMIGDFTEGENANGIKNGDGAFTTCVMGDYVYYRGMSPDNSYGIELIRTDGTKEGTSLVLDINKVPNETGTNSGVPDVFPYCVFDGYVWGKGQWGVNTSYDFCRGLEIFYTDGTPEGSAMHSDLNPGTGAGAQWEGTVCGGSMYFRGQNQVPAGTQTWELFRLDNKADEMPVLVMDLAEGIDYVHTLRNFNNDLVFTSVAYPRLFKYHYRKPGFNADKDMPSMELDFDGMSNVYNGHATAIQAVKDNGKALVTVKRGSGALTLQTTEGVNGYQLCDVSGRTLARVKHVGTEVVVPTIGMTHGVYVVKVATQTRREITVKITL